Below is a genomic region from Candidatus Poribacteria bacterium.
ACGAACTAAAACTGTGCTGTCGAAAGGAGATGAGAAAACGCTTCAGGAAATTAGGAGCCAGATAGAACAAGCCTTAACACATCCTGCTGAAACAAAGTCAATTCTTGAAGAACTACCCGTTTCCAAAGTTTTCGTTGTGTTGGCTGGTGATTTTAGTAAAAATGCGCGAAAAAGATTGACCAGCGAAATTGCATCAGAAATTGAGATTTTCGATATAGAATGGCTCATCGACAATTTTACCGAGTTTTATCCCCAGATTTTCTTTGAAGGACAGATTGCGGATTTCTTACAAAAGAAAACCAACGAACTTGAGGAGAGGCATCGGCGAGGAGAATCGGGGAACAATTTGTCCGAGTACTTTGTTGCACCTTTAATTAGACCGCTCAGTGCCCCTCTTGAATTTGACGAGAAGAGTATAAGAACAATTTGGAAAAAAAGAAAATTTTCCTTCTCACGACTACGAGAGGTTTCTTCTGAGCATCGGAGAAAACTGATTTTATTAGGCGACCCGGGGACTGGCAAAACGGGTGCGATGACGAAATTAGCAATTGATATGTATCAAGATGCTTATAAACGGCTGTTAAAAAAACCAGGTGAATCTGGGAAAGACATATCCGTTCCTGTGCTTGTTACCGCACGGGAATTCCTAGAATTAGAATCGGCAGAAAATTTTCTGACCGCATACTTTGAATCTGAAGAGACTAAAAATCGTTTCAAAGTAGATGCTGTAATCGTTGATGGGTTGGACGAAATCGAACCCTACCAACGAAAGGGTTTCATTAATAAATTGGATCAATTCTCGGACACGATCGGGTGCTCTTATATCCTTACTAGCCGGAAAATTGACATCCTTAATACATTGCCTCAGAAATATGAGAAGTATGAGTTGCTTCCCTTTGAATTCGGTCAGGCCCTAAAAATGGTTTCCAAATTGATAGGCGACCGGAACACTTTAGAAGCTATGAAAGAGAGTCTTGAAAGAATTCAGGCACAAATTCTCTTGGTGCCACTCTCTTTAATGCTGCTTGTTGAGTTGGTTGAGGAACATAAGGAAGTCCCTGCTTCAGTGACAGAACTTTATGATCGCTTTTTTGACATGGCACTCGGTAGGGAAGACAAAAATAGGGGAATTGGGGTTTTATTTGATTACCTCATCAAAAAGAAGTTTCTCGGTACCCTTGCTTATCGCGAGTTCCGGAGCAAAAACAGATTGGCAATGCCTCGTGAGGAGTTTGAAACATTTCTTAATGCTTACGCAGCAGAGTACCAATGGGGCCCAGAAACGCTCGAGGGTTTTGTGAGAGAAATAGAAAGAGCGGGCATCCTGAATGGGCGTGCAGAGGTGATTTTCAAACACAGATCTTTCTTGGATTACTTTGCTGCATTTTACATTCACGAAAATAGGGAAGACATTGAGAACCTGAATGATATAATTGTGGACACCTATTTTGATGACATTTGGGGGGAGGTTGCTTTTTTTTATATCGGTTTGCGGAGAGAGATAAGTCAAGTTCTGTTGGAGAGAATTTATTCGTATTCCAACGAGGAACTAAGAACAGATTTAGGAGAACAACTCCCTCCTGCTGAAGATCTTCGTAAACTTCTTGGAGGGCGGTTGTTGCAAGCTGGGTGGCATTCACCAGCCCAACGCCATCTCTACGGTATTGAAAATGCGATTCGTTACGCGCCGCGGATTCGTGATAAATTTCAACAAATCATAAATTCCTCGGATTCTAATATCCCTAGCATCGTGTCTGACTTTATTGCACTAACCTTAAGTGATCTTTCTTTTAACAGCGGTTTTTTGCAGGAACACGCAAAAGGGGTGCTGAAACAGCTGGTTGAATCCGAATCTGAAGATGAAATCTATATGGCGGTTATGCTGTCATGGTCACTGCGCCGTTTTCTTGAATCAGAGGAGGTGGAGGGAAATATAGATGCAATTCTTGATCGGTTGGTTGGGGTCCCAGAAAAATCACAGGCCCGGATGCTACTATTGATGACGTTAATTGAGGAAAATAAGGAGACTCGGAAACTTATTAGACGACAGATTGGTCGATTAAAAAAGAGATCGCCAGAAGTTTTTAAATCATTACTACCTTCCAAACGAAAGGGTTTCCGATAGGTATTACAGATATGCAAAAACCCAAACCCAATACTCCAAAATCCCGCTGCAGCGTAAAAATCTGCGGCATCACCTCTATCCATGATGCTCGACTTGCTGCCGATGCAGGCGCTGATTACATCGGAGTATTGGTGGATGTTGCCGTGTCCGAACGGACACGCTCCGCGACGCAAGCCGCCGAAATTGCGAGCGAAAGCCCGGTCCCTACCGTCATTCTACTCTATAACCGCTCCACATCCGACATCCGGGAAATAGTCTCACAAGTTCAACCGTTTGCCGTTCAGCTCCTCGGACAGGAGTCTCCCCAACAGGTTGAGGAACTCAAGCGCACAGACACCTGTGAGTTCTGGAAGTCGGTCTATTTGCCAGCGGGAAGCCCCAAAAACGTGGATGTTCCCGCTGTTCGGCACGAGATGCAAGCGTACCGGAATGCAGGCGCGGATTTTCTACTGTTTGATAGTGTTGATATGAGTCTTGAGAAACCGCGATACGGCGGCACCGGGAAAACCTGTGATTGGAATGTCGCTGCTGAGCTCATTGTGGAGAGTCCACTACCGGTTTTCTTTGCAGGTGGGATTCGTCCGGAGAACGTCAAAGCTGCTATTGAGACAATCCGACCTCACGGCATCGACCTCTGTTCTGGGGTCGAAGCCTCAAAAGGCATCAAGGATCCACACAAACTCGAACAACTCATGAAACAAATTAAGCAAGCGAATTAAAAGTAGTCGGCACGTTCCGCGTGCCGTGTAACTCGTAAGTTCTAAAGCCCAACATTTATAAATGTTAGATCCCTATCCGCTAAAATCAAGGAGATTTTTTATGAAAGGTCGTCTTGTCCATCACCCGCAGATATCCAACAATATCTTTCAGCACATCGCTATCGTGGTATTAATTTGTATAGTATCTATTGCCAATTTTTCCACTGCCTTCGCCGATGGTCATGAAATGGAAGAAAAACCTATGGAAGAAAAACCGAAGGTAACAGGCTGGTTCCAAATTGATGTCGATAGCTTAGGTACCTATTTTTTAGTTGGGGCGAGCCATCCACTCAGCGGTGGTATTTCCTTTGATTCTAATATCTA
It encodes:
- a CDS encoding phosphoribosylanthranilate isomerase — translated: MQKPKPNTPKSRCSVKICGITSIHDARLAADAGADYIGVLVDVAVSERTRSATQAAEIASESPVPTVILLYNRSTSDIREIVSQVQPFAVQLLGQESPQQVEELKRTDTCEFWKSVYLPAGSPKNVDVPAVRHEMQAYRNAGADFLLFDSVDMSLEKPRYGGTGKTCDWNVAAELIVESPLPVFFAGGIRPENVKAAIETIRPHGIDLCSGVEASKGIKDPHKLEQLMKQIKQAN